A region of Jonquetella anthropi DSM 22815 DNA encodes the following proteins:
- a CDS encoding BMP family ABC transporter substrate-binding protein, giving the protein MKKLLLAFAALLALSQAALAFDPVPVKDIKAGFIYIGPTNDGGYTYMHEKGRQEMHQAFPDMPESSYVESVPEGPDAARTMEQLIRRGKCNLIFANSFGYMDYVVEEAQKHPEVIFMHCSGYKTAPNMGTYFGRMYQTRYLSGMVAGAMAKNDKIGFVAAFPIPEVIRAINAFTLGAQAINPKVEVNVVWIYSWLDPGKEKEAAKALIDSGCSVIGMHADSGATAQACEEAGVYVVGYDNDMSQFAPTKQLTAAMWNWGAVYTAVVKAVSEGKWTNEPIWWGLKDGAVKLAPMSKDVPDDVKAKVEAAKAKIISGEWDVFTGPLYDQKGELKLAEGERMSDADMLALQWFVKGVNGTISQQ; this is encoded by the coding sequence GTGAAAAAATTACTTTTGGCGTTTGCGGCGCTTCTGGCTCTGTCACAAGCCGCGTTGGCGTTTGACCCAGTACCGGTCAAGGACATCAAGGCCGGATTCATCTACATTGGCCCCACCAACGACGGCGGCTACACCTACATGCACGAGAAGGGCCGTCAGGAAATGCATCAGGCGTTTCCTGACATGCCGGAGAGCTCTTACGTCGAATCGGTGCCCGAGGGCCCGGACGCGGCGCGGACGATGGAACAGCTGATCCGCCGCGGCAAGTGCAACCTGATTTTCGCCAACTCGTTCGGCTATATGGACTACGTGGTTGAAGAGGCTCAGAAACACCCGGAGGTCATCTTCATGCACTGCTCCGGCTACAAGACGGCGCCCAACATGGGCACGTACTTCGGCAGAATGTACCAGACCCGCTACCTGTCCGGCATGGTGGCCGGCGCGATGGCGAAGAACGACAAGATCGGATTTGTGGCCGCGTTCCCGATTCCGGAAGTCATCCGGGCCATCAACGCGTTCACGCTTGGCGCTCAGGCGATCAATCCCAAGGTCGAAGTGAACGTGGTGTGGATCTACTCGTGGCTTGACCCGGGCAAGGAGAAGGAAGCCGCCAAGGCCCTGATCGACTCGGGCTGCTCGGTGATCGGCATGCACGCCGACAGCGGCGCGACCGCTCAGGCCTGCGAGGAAGCGGGCGTCTACGTGGTCGGCTACGACAACGACATGAGCCAGTTCGCGCCCACCAAGCAGCTGACCGCCGCCATGTGGAACTGGGGCGCCGTCTACACGGCAGTCGTGAAGGCCGTGAGCGAGGGCAAATGGACCAACGAGCCTATTTGGTGGGGCCTGAAGGACGGGGCTGTGAAGCTGGCGCCGATGTCCAAGGACGTTCCTGACGACGTGAAGGCCAAGGTCGAAGCCGCCAAGGCGAAGATCATTTCCGGCGAGTGGGACGTGTTCACCGGGCCGCTGTACGACCAGAAGGGCGAGCTGAAGCTGGCCGAAGGCGAGCGGATGAGCGACGCCGACATGCTGGCGCTTCAGTGGTTCGTCAAAGGCGTTAACGGCACGATCTCCCAGCAGTAG